The region TTAATGTCCAAAAATGCACTCGTCTCTCCATGGTGTGCTCACGAGAGACCCCAAGCTCCTGTCAGCTGCCTCAGCGGCCAGATGTGCAGTGTTTACCTCCTCCTGGGACCGACAACAACGCCTTCCCTCCTCTGGAACTGCCCCCCTCTTCCATTTCACATCAATTATCCTTCTCTCGGTTCAACCCTGCCCATGTAAGGCAAGCCCCGAGAAAGATACCGATCTGAGAGAAGAGGACAGCCGTGGACCTCACAGCTACAGGATGCTGGCCTTGTATGGAGAACCAGTCTGCCCCCCACCTTCCTCTccactcaattcaattcaattcaattttatttatagtatcaaatcataacaagagttatctcaatacactttacagatagagtaggtctagaccacactctataatttacaaagacccaataaTTCCAGtaatccccccccccaatgaGTCTCAGGACTGCACCATCTTGTTCCAATGCCTGCGTCATTTGCTGTAGCCTAGGTTAAAAGTGTacataatcctttttttttttcaaaatctttGGATAGGCTATTGTTTAATTATATAACACAGTATGTAATAAGCAGTTTTTTGCTGCTCATCCACCCACCTGACCCGAGTACAGCCGGTCCAGGCACTCGTCGATCCACTTCTCCACGTCCAGCCGCCTCTGCAGCTCCTTCCGGTTGTACTTGACGGTAACCCGGGCATGTCTCTTCGGGATAGTCCCAACGTGATCCTGCAGCAACCCAAAGTCTGATGAATGAACATCCTCAGTTTCCTCCAGTGTCGCCGCTGTCAGATCGGCTGCCATGTCTGGTCTGAACTGGTCGGACTGGTCTGACTGGTCTCTCGTCTGTTTTCAACCCCTTATCAAGCACGGGGGGGGAGTGGGGGAGGCGTGCACACACTGCTGCGCTACAGGGAATCTATACAGATCCTGCGAAAACACTGCATGTCTTTAATTcatgaataattaataattaacttTATAAAGTGTTTATTACAGGTTTGCAACTTGGTATCAGGCTCCAGCTGTTTGCTTAGCTCAGTTTGCAAGATAGAACATCAGCACGTCAACAGCCAAAGGTCTCGTGACGCCTAAACTATGTCTATGGTAAACAACATCAGCACCCATTGCTAATAAGGAATCCTTAAATGGGCTGATGGAAAATGCCTCTTTAAGAAAAGCTGTCCCACTATTTAGGCTAGGCCCACtttgatcattttttttttatcatttcaatTATTTGTTCTTGTACATTGTCCATAAGTCTCTTTTTCATTACccccaaccctaaccataactttgTTCAGGTAGATTGTGTCATTTTGCAGAGATAATGTAAGGGTCACCAGGGCTTCTGTAAGAGGTAACTGTTACACTCAATTTAGGAAGACTAAATTTGGTCaatcagctttttcatttactgCAGTAGAAAAGTGGAACTCAATTCCACTTCACATTAGATATTGTGTAAGTCTcagcagttttaaaatgtccttaaagactTGGCTGAAGGCGAATCAACTATGTGATCATTGATCGTTTTATAACATGATGTGCCTACCAGCTGGTTTATATGTGAGTAATGCTTGTCACATGTTGTTTGATGTTAAGCTTTTATCTGTTTTGATAgtattgtctgtattgtctatattgtctatattgtccttttatctcccttgcccagggaccacagatgtaaattagctgtatagctgactctggtacagggcctgaactgtgcatggtccctgacaaataaactaataaaataaaataaataaataaattccaaTTAATCAGGAAGTTTCATCATATCACTCAGATCTCTGATGTTAAATGTTCTGCCAGCACTGCTCGGGCCTCTTGACTGCTGAATGAAgtctataatgtctataatCAGCATAACACCCACGTACCTGTGCACTTGGGTATATATCTCCTAGTCCTAGCACTCCTTCCCTTACCCTAAGGGAAGGCAATTGTCACTTGTCAGGCCGCCATTGTAAATAAGAAGCTGTTCTGACTTGCCTGTAAAATAAAAggtgaaataatttttttttaaaacaggcaGGACAAATAATatgcaaaacaacatttaaatacTTTGGGTATAGGTTTTTAGTATTGGTAACACCTTTTAATACAAAGTGTTACCGTCTTCTTTGTGGGACTCCAAGTGTCCTGTAACGATAGACCTCTTTGATTAGGTTCCTCTGAACTTAATAATACAATACTTAATTTATACAAGATACATTAAACAGAAACTGGTGACCACTCTAATGAATGAATCCATAATTATTGTTATTCTTACCAGCTTCCAATATGACTCAATTCTGCTGGCTATATTTGATTTCTATGTTTTACACATCACAGGGACTCCTGCAGTGTATCAGCCAATTAGAGTGATAGTTGTGTGACAGAGGTCTACGTGCATATAGATACTTAGCACGTCATAATTATATCTTACATCAAGTAATATCTCATTTAAATGGTGTTAGTTAAATGATGATTAACGGACATTTTTAAAGCAAAGATGCCAAATATTGTTTGGGGTTTGGGCCCATCGGTTGTACAAAACAGACAACTTGACTCTTTTTTTGACTAAACGATTAGCCAATTCATTGAGAAAACAATGGGCAGATAAATcaagaataaaaataattgttagttgcagcatAAACTCATAACACACTATACCCAGGCGCCTATAGCATGTAAAAAGACACATTTATAATGTCATCTTAAGTTCCTCTAATACAGTATTCTGTCTATGAAAAACATGGCAGACTTCCAGAATCACATCAAAGCAAATCTTTTATTCCACATCACAACCACAACATGATGAAATTAAATAATATGAATGAAAACATGTAACATAACACAAACTTTGGCATGGACACAAAATGGCACACGAAGGAGCAACGCGATCACTAGTGtataaatgatatatataaATTACAGTAACGGCTGACTTTGTGTTATAAAGCACATTTTCCTTCTATCCCTGCtctgaatatctttgggatATTTCACGCAGCCTTCACAGCCCATAAAACATCCAGGTACAACATCAAGCGTCGGTCTTCATTCAGCATCATATAAATATATCTTTACATCTGTGACAATCGAAGAGAAGCCATAAAcatacgttgttttttttttcaaataaataatataaagaataaaaatgatGGTATACGCACAATACGGAAATAATATCCAAAGGAAGattgaaaagcaaaaaaaaataaatcaaagcgaacattttaataacaataacccAATAAAAATGGTTTTCCAAAAGTGGTCAGAGTATTGtgacttcctgtatttggtttGTGTTGTAGGTCCTAAGAAAGGTGGATGGTATTATTAGTTTCTTTGGGTCTTAAAACATGGTAGAGCTTTGCCCTAtatactttttaataatcttTGTAAAATCATCTTCATCAGAATAGTTCATTCATCAACATTTTGTTTCTTATGCTTACATTTTGAATGGTACGTTATCTCCTGCATAAGCAGagtggtttttttttcaactcatGGATTTGCTCCTTTCTTCACTGTGCATGAAGGCAGAGGAGCAACAAGTGCTAATATTCCTTTACCCCTTGTGGACGTCCATGATTTCTCTCGGTTTCATCTCAGCCCCGCCCCAGAGCCCAGGCCGGCCTCGTCCCTCCACATAAAGTCCGGACGCTCGCCTCTGGCTGGGCTGCTCTCCACAGGACTGGGCCTGTACCCGGACCTTCCGTCTGGGCACAGGGAGAGGCTGAGGCGAGCCGTGCCGTTGCTGATCTTGAACAGGCCGTTAGGACTCAGGAAGGAATCTCTTTCGCTTCCTCCCATGTTGTTGACCGAATCCAAGTCGTTGTAGACTGCGCTGTCGCTCAGCTGCTTCCTTCCCTgcagtctcctcctcctcctcctcaagaAGATAATACCCGCCACCAGGACCAGCACCAGGATGGCCAGGAGGCAGGAGACGGTGAGGGTGGCGGAGGAGGGCTGGGAGGTCTGGCGCAAAGCGGGCTTGAAACTGGGCTGGAGCGTGAACTCACAGCTCGGACCCATGAAGCCCTTTGGGCACTGGCACACCGGCCCGGTGAAGTGGGTAAAGCAGGTGCCGCCGTTCTGACACGGGTGAACGCCACAGGCGTCGGAGCGCACGCTGCAGTTCTTGCCGGTGTACCCCAGGGTACAGGAGCAGGTGTAGTCGTTCACGCCGTCTTGGCAGGTTCCGGCATTCTGGCAGGGGGTCGAGGCGCAGTCGTCAATGTTGACCTGGCAGTTGGCGCCGGTGAAGCCCGCCTGACAGCGGCACAGGACGCTCTGGCCGAGGTCCAGACACTCACCAcctgcagaggagagagaaatacTCTGTTCAGCACCCAAGAGATCAGGAACGGCCAAGGAGCGTAGGGTTACATTCAACACTCTCTCTGAATAAAATTCACtgttggaatgtaactaagtacatttactcaagtactgtacttcagtagtcttctcttttcatgccactttctacttctactccgctacatctcagagagaaatattgtactttttactccactacattcatctgttacagctttagctactagttactttacacgttaagattcctgcacacagaacacatgtagtttataaaatctgatgtttgattctaaagtaaactagccaacaatataacggcctacaagtccagctgagatgatgagaccattaaacacacaactggttggatcctttactctttctacaatgggaggacaGTTCTGCattgactacttttacttttaatactttaagtacattttcctgatgatacttaaatgcttttacttaagtaacattttcaatgtaggacttttacttgtaagagAGTATTTTTAGTAGAGTGTTGACTACTAAAAAATTAATAGGCAATTACTATGCCTATTCACTAAAACAATTTCATGTTCAGTTTCCAAACTGCTGATTCGCACTTCAGCCACAAGGTGTCGCCAGAGGGGAGGCCCTCTCGTGCCCACTCACCGTTCAGACAGGGCCTGTTGCTGCAGCGGTCCAGCTTCTTCTCACAGTTGGAGCCCGTGTAGCTGGGAGGGCAGCGGCAGGTGTAGCCTCCGGTCATCGCCTCCACACAGGTGCCGCCGTTGAAGCAGGGACCGTCTGCGCACGTCATGGCAATGATCTCGCAGTTCTTACCGTAGAATCCCTGCGGGCAGGTGCATGAGTAGTCGTTCTCCAGGTCCTGTgcacagaggaagaaaaaaaagcttgacGTTAAGGAGGAAATGAAGTCCGGCAGGGATGTGTGGCGCCTTCTAGTTCTGGAgcgttttcatttgttttgaagGGTAGATAAAAGCTCTTGATTTTTAGTATGCATTATGAGATCAGTGGACATGAACCGAACTGTATTTAAGCTGCTAACATTACACACTATGTGTGCTGACACAAGACAGTTTACCCACCAACCAGTTCCATTCCCTCACCTATTTATCTCAAGACAGCCCAAAGTCAGTagttgtgttggtgtgtttaaAATTAAATAGGTTTTTATGAGAAGAAAGTTagattttgttaatttttgttttgttttcctatttttcTGTTATGCACAGCCacctttttcttattttccttattttctctttcttctatACATTTTGTAGAGCCATCTGGTGGTCATACTTTGCATTTGTTACCTGTGAGTTCACTGGTGTTGGCAATCATCTTGTAGCTAAAAAAAGGGGAAACTGTGTGCAGAGGGCTACACGCTGAAGAAGGCGGTTGATGCTGCTACGCGTGGGTTGTTACCCAGCTCTATTTGTTAGAGTATTAACAATTTCAGTGTGGAATAGCCATCTAAATAAcagctttttcactttttgcaAGAAGAGGGCCTTGGACCTTTCTTCTTTTTGGaactttctttgtttgtttaagGTAGATGTTCCTAATGTATATACTGGTAGTATGACGTTTTCTGCAACATCTACATACATGCAGACGAGGTGAAATGTTTGGAGACAAAGGGACAGGAAGTCCATGGGATCAATATGGTTGGCCTTATCTTATCTGTGATAGTTTTGTGTCTTCATTGTAACTttagtgcacctttaaactaAACCGACTTTAATCACGGTGTGTACTCACATTGCAGCTGCCTCCGTTCTTGCAGGGGTTGCTGTCGCACTCGTTGGTTTCCAGCTCACAGTTGGTGCCTCCAAAGCCAGGCCGGCAGGTGCAGGTGTAGCTGCCCTGGCCCGTGTTGGTGCAAGTGGCACCGTTGGCGCAGGGCTTGTGGTTGGTGCAGTAGTTGAGGTCCTGGTCGCAGAAGAGCCCCCCCCAACCCTCCTGACAGTTACACTGCCATGGCTGGCTGCACGTCCCGTGGAGGCAGCCTGGGTAGCGGACGCATTCGCCGCAGGAGGGGCCCTGCCAGCCCATGCGACACGTACAGCCCCCAGGGGCCTCGCAGTAGCCGTGCCTCTCACTGCAGTCGGCCGAGCAGATGGctggggaggagaggagaagggagggTGTATGATTACAATGGGCACGCCTTCTCAtacatctctcacacacacacacacacacacacatgtgtgcAGGGCCCCCTGTCTGACCCCAGCCCTTTTCCAGACTTCACTGTTGGTTAAGTATTAAGCCAAGCAGCTGGTAGGCACACTGCCGGAGAGAAATGCTTTCTTTTATCTccccattacacacacaaacgcacacacacacacacacacatacacacgctaACACACCCAGGTCACcttaaaaaaagtgtgtgtgtgtgtgtgtgtgtgtaatggggGCCACAGCTCTTTCTTTCATTGTAACAGAGAACAAAAGGCAGATGGAACACCACAGAAGGTCTTGCAAAAGAGTAAAACACACACTACGGCACATCGCTCACATAAAGGAAACACTCTATATGCTCTGAAAAGATTCCTGTCTGTGTAGGAGATCACAAATCAACCTGGGTgataagattaaaaaaaaaattccattccTGCCTTGAcaaaacttttttaaatttttcatgTCTTGGGAGGAAAAAACGTCTGGGTTGCTTGTCTTGCAAAAATCCAGTCCCTCAATGTTACTAATGTGTGAGTGAATACAAATGCTTTTGGTTGTCTCCACTCATCGAATTCCCTTAATTTCTTTACGTACTCAGATGTATGCGTTTATGAAATGTTCTCTTTACACTGTTTTGTGTCGTGAAGGAGAGTTTGGATCGAAAACCCCTAATTATGTGGCCATCCTCCTTTTAAGGAAACATCAGAAGGATGCCATTGACttgatgtgttttatttctttattctacAGTTTTTATCCTGCTTCTGTTTCCTACCTTCTAAATTAGTTTTTTCCATTGTTAAATAGTTTGTAACTTTGTTTTATGCCATGTAAATAAATTAGATTTTATTAGGCTATTGTTACAATTAGAAATGACTCATTCactaaataaatatatgtatatctagTTGGGTTATCATAGAAGACTACAAAATAACATGATGACAGGTTACATTCTACATTCAGGGGCGGTTCTATTTTAGAATTAGGATAgatgaaaaattactttaatacTGAGCCACAGGGCCATTAGTGCAAAGGTGAGTGGTATTACGAATGAAATCAGATATGTATCTATGGAAAAGCAGACATTTCCAAAATGCAGTATCGACAACTTTTGAAAATTAGACATTTATGCGATTGAGTAATGGCTGACAAGCACTATTCCTGAAAATAGCTCCGATTTTTTTCTGAATGATCTATAGGCATCTAGATTCTGGGTTTAGTTTCACAATGCGGTGATATTCCTATAGCAGAGCTCCTTCGCTCACAATACTAGTCACTAGACACtagtctctttttcttttttttgcaattatttTTTAGGGGTTCCGGGATCAAGTTAAGGGGTGCCTCGGTACCCCTAAACAAGTTCTAAAATCGCCCCTGCTACCAGTACCATCATGTATTAATGTGTAATATATAATCCATAAAAGCTACTCATGTGGTTGAATGGGttgaatgcagtgtttgttCCTCCCCGGCAGGTTAACCACTGAACTGCACAACTACTGCAGGACTCCTAGGTAGGCTACTCATTGCTGTAATATGCACTCACGCTCCGAGCAGTAGTTCCCCTTCCAGCCCTCCAGGCAGATGCGGTTGCCCTCCTCGTCGCAGGTGTAGTGGCCCAGCGTGTCGTCTCTCGGCCATCCAGTACTCCGCGCAGCCGTCTCCGAAGTAGTACTCGTCGCAGAAGACGTGGTAGGAGTAGCGCAGCTCGCTCTGCTCGCCGAAGTGCACGTCCTGGGACCAGTCCTCCCCGATGGCGAGTCTCCTCCGGGTCGCCAGGCGGCTCACTAGGTTGTTCTGGTTGTCTGCAGAAGGGAACGGGGAGACATTTATTATGAACCCTCCGGTTGTCCTCGGGTAAAAACTGAGCCGTTtttaaagtttctatatcagaaatttggggttctttcaaccaaattggcccaaaataacatggatggatTCCAACACTCTTCGCAAGTAAAATAAAGGATTGTATTGAAATGTGGgtcttttattccttttttatagcatttgaaaagaaaaaaacattaaaatggttttaaaacggTTTCCTGACGTAAACAGATAGCCCAGTAGTATGCGACTATCCATTTAGCAtactctgatcttaactattcaAAATGATtgataatttcagcttttttcaaactcaaaaattaggtaggCTATACTTTCATATACATGAGGTTTGTTGACCCTGAATTCCCAAAACAAGTGTAAAACGTGTGGTAATAAGTTTACTAACAGGATGTAACACCCATTCAGGTGATAATGTATACGttatgatttataaaacagACGTCAGATGTAAATCCAATTAATACGAAGTTGTATCGATATCAGCGAGTCAAAGACACAACCCACCTGTGTATTCGGTGGGAGATTCAGCGTTCCAGGCTTCAATGATCAACGAAAATGTCCCCTagaacagacaaaaacaacacttttaatATTATTACAATAGTAGTTAACGTGGCCATTTTACGCAATCATCTGGCATTGATAATGAATTGGTAGATACATGATGTCCTATCATATACAACACCCTAACAACAACAGTATCGTTTGTGTAACTATGGTTTTCCATTTACCGGCCACTTGAAGTGGAAAGGCACCCGGATGGGAGCGCTGCTGGAGATCGAGGTGTGATCGGCCCTGATAACGTTGGTGTTTCCGGTGCCAAAGGTGCAAGGCGGCTCGGCGGAGATCACATCCTCCGGGTGTTTAAGGCAAATTCTGAAAAATATGTGACAGTCCCTGTGTCTTCTGCAGATGCGTTGCGCCGTGTGGAATGAATTAATTTTCAGCTCAAACACACCAGAGGACAAAACCTGCAATGACAGAAAAACATGATATAAGACACACACGCTGTGCGTAAAGACACGATGAGatcggttgttgtttttttttggcacaaACAGAAGCCAACTTACTACGTGTAATAAGGCCAGAGCCAAGAGGTATCTCAGGTGTAAATGTGCCATTTCTTCTCAGAGTTTTCCAGCTCTAAGTGGATGGCCGCATTCGTCGTGTGCAATAATATTCCCAAACGTTGTTGAAGAAATCTCAAAACAGTTTCATCACTTTGGACTCCGTGATCTTGTTGGTGTCTCTTAAATCCTTGTCTACTAACGATGGTCTTCTCCTCCGTCCTATTGTTGGCACTTTGGTTCTGCTGCGTAAAAGACGCTGCAGTGTTTTTATACCCTCTGATGCTGCGCGTCCCAGAAGGAGGTGGAGCCGGAGCAGACCTCAGGGGACCAGCCTGACACAGGGGGCCTGCCTGGGGATTTAGACAACCCACATTACACCTGGACCTGGTCCTTGATAGGAATCTGCATAAGAAGCTGACGCAGGGCAGACATgtttaacgttaggctactgcatGAATCTTAACCACTCAAGCTAATGTGGGTGATAAAACTGAATCGCCACAGAAGTATTGGATGGACCAAAAAATCTACAACTGGTCTGAAAACAGCAAACTATCCAAGTTTTAGTGATTTCAGACTTTAAGAACTTTTAATATATAGTTTAAGTGAGTAGCTTAATAAACTATTATTTAGGCATTCAGATTTGAACAAAGTGCCAGGACATTATATAATTAAGGCCTTCTGCATTTCATCAGCAGTTAACTTTAACACCAATGTATAGATCATTGTTCAGaaagttttccttttttcttttttggatcTTGTCTACACACTAAACAAAGCTCAGAAGGAAGCGGGGAAGAATAGGGtagcttttctttctttacatCCAACATTATAATTGCTCTGACGCGTGTGGGGGGACAAAGGGTGGGCAGGTCCCGGAGCAGAACGCATTGTGCGTCTAGCGGCTATTCAGGCCTCTTCTGTCGCGCTCCTGGGCCTGAAGAAGGGTGCGGGGGGACAACAGAAGGGGGGGGTGTTGCTCGCGCGCGTGTGTGTCCTGCAGAGTTTGGACTATCATGTTGCTTTTGTCTGGACCTCATGCGAACAGCTGTATGGTAATCAACGGCACATGGTCGACCGTGTGCGGCTCCAAACCCGGCTATTGTCTCCCCAAAGCTTCCACCCCcggcgcgcgcgcgcgcgcacacacacacacacacacacacacacacacacacacacacacacacacacacacacacacacgctaactAACCCTGTATTGATTTAGGGAGGACTGCGTTGGCTGTCGGTTTCAGCACCTGTCGCTGGCAGAGGGTCTAAACTAAACACACCTAAACTAAGCTGATCTTTAACACTGCATGACTGATTTAATGGAACAATAAGCAGCCTCTGAAATAATTTTACACGAGGGGTTTCAAGACCCTTAACAATAAATATTGATTTGTGTTTGgttattatctttattgtgagcGTCGCCTGGAGGAGAGTTTCTGGTGGTGGTGGCCATTGGAAGGATGACATATAAAAAGCGACTGTGGAGGTGAAACGAGTCATTAGGACTCCAAACATTTCAACCGACAGACATAAAGTCAAATATTTCCACATGGCAACCGCATTAAAAGTCTCAGTGTTTAGCAATCCCACACTGCAAAGTGCGTTGGGTTGTGTGTATGGTCCTAGTGGTGAGAGAGTGGGGGGTCCTGTTGATATTCTAATGAGAAAAGAGGACGCGTGCCTGAGGTGGCCCCCTGTATATCCCGGCACGCTTCCCTGCAGGACAACGAGGACAAACGAGGGAGGAAACTATCACACTTGTATGTGAAGTAAGTTAAGCTAAAGGAAAAGGGCTGGGGCAGATTCTTGTGGTTCTTGGTGGTCAGCTCACTCACACAGCATTATGTCAAACCCTTAGTCCAGAACAGTGGGTCTAAAAGTGGGACCAATCATCTCCCAAGGAATTCCAGCTTCCCCTTACAAAATGAGGACAATTTGGATTTTACTACCATTTCTGCAGGTCAAAAGTAGAGAGAGGACACTACACAGAGCACGACACTATGGTTTCATTCCATCTTCTCACAGAGTACCAACATGTTCCCTAAAAATTTACTTTTCAGTGCCAAAATGGCTTGTGTCCGGCAATATTTAATGGAGGAGTacagtgtatctgtgtgtttttaaagtcaactttttaaatgtgctctactGACTGGGTCATGAGTTTGGTGCAGTACCCCCATGCTTTGTGCTTTATAATATTTGAGGATGAACTGGTATCATTTTTCACAAAGAGGAGACAAAAGGTGCTTACAAAGAAGCTCTCCCTCCTTCCAATATCTTACAATGATATTTTTATGAAACATAAGCAAAAGTTACAGCCTGTGTATGATCTGAATAAAGATGCACCAGCTCTGTGGCTGCTCTTGGTCTGGAGCATCGTGATATTTACACCACACACCCTGGGATAATTTATTTTCAACAGATCTTATAAGGGGAGAATGAAATTATATCTGAGATGTGAAAATAAGagcctctcctgctctcccccAAAGGATGATAACACTCCCTTTAGCAAAACGGCAAAAGATACACCCCCACAATAATTTCCATACAGTGCCTAGCTGAacatgtgtgtgggtttgtgtgttaCATCATATCAAATCTCTTACATCCTACAATCCTGATGTCACACACGCAGCCCCCACACATCATCCAGTTTTTCTTTGGGAGGGGCAGAAACACTCATTTTAAAAGTTTGCACCGCGTCCATACAGTATACCTGCTGCATCTCTCCGTGGGGGaggatgtgtgtgtctttgtgtcagGAGCAGATGGACAGTGCACCCTCTCTGCTGTTATCATCTGTATTACTTGCAGGAGTGTGACACGAGTGTGCCACGGGGCATGGGAACCAAAGAGGAGTCAAGtcaacccccccctccctccccacctCCCACTAGTTTGAGTGGCCGGCATCTGCCTCATCTCCAGCCCACAACAGCTTGGAGATCCTGCTCCCCAAGGACTCttgaagaaagagagggggagctGCTGCAAATCTGACACCTGCAGGCTCCTGGGGGAGAAGTCGGCCTGTTGTGGCCACTTCTGCAGCCTGCTGTCTGACTGTGGGACAATAGGAGGTGTGGAATGGGAGTCTGGTGGGCCGTGatgttgtgtgcgtgtgtgtgtgtgtgtgtgtgtgtgtgtgtgtgtgtgtgtgtgtgtgtgtgtgtgtgtgtgtgtgtgtgtgtgtgtgtgtgtgtgtgtcagcatatATACAGCCTTTAATGTATGCATACCATTTGGTTGATTGGTTGATCTCATTAAGATGCTGAATGCTGGACTACTATGGGGTACCTAAACATGCACACAGCCCTGCCACATCCCCATTGTGCAAATTTATGGCTGAGTCAGAGGGGCATGACGTGTTTGTAGGTGCATTATTAGGCAAATCACTGGCTAGACTGAAATACTGTACTGTTTCTGTAACAATTCCTTTGTGAAATCAGTGTTTTGAAACATTGTAGGCCATTCTTGTTCCCTTAGGCCATCTGTGC is a window of Perca fluviatilis chromosome 16, GENO_Pfluv_1.0, whole genome shotgun sequence DNA encoding:
- the dlb gene encoding LOW QUALITY PROTEIN: delta-like protein B (The sequence of the model RefSeq protein was modified relative to this genomic sequence to represent the inferred CDS: deleted 1 base in 1 codon), which encodes MAHLHLRYLLALALLHVVLSSGVFELKINSFHTAQRICRRHRDCHIFFRICLKHPEDVISAEPPCTFGTGNTNVIRADHTSISSSAPIRVPFHFKWPGTFSLIIEAWNAESPTEYTDNQNNLVSRLATRRRLAIGEDWSQDVHFGEQSELRYSYHVFCDEYYFGDGCAEYWMPRDDTLGHYTCDEEGNRICLEGWKGNYCSEPICSADCSERHGYCEAPGGCTCRMGWQGPSCGECVRYPGCLHGTCSQPWQCNCQEGWGGLFCDQDLNYCTNHKPCANGATCTNTGQGSYTCTCRPGFGGTNCELETNECDSNPCKNGGSCNDLENDYSCTCPQGFYGKNCEIIAMTCADGPCFNGGTCVEAMTGGYTCRCPPSYTGSNCEKKLDRCSNRPCLNGGECLDLGQSVLCRCQAGFTGANCQVNIDDCASTPCQNAGTCQDGVNDYTCSCTLGYTGKNCSVRSDACGVHPCQNGGTCFTHFTGPVCQCPKGFMGPSCEFTLQPSFKPALRQTSQPSSATLTVSCLLAILVLVLVAGIIFLRRRRRRLQGRKQLSDSAVYNDLDSVNNMGGSERDSFLSPNGLFKISNGTARLSLSLCPDGRSGYRPSPVESSPARGERPDFMWRDEAGLGSGAGLR